The DNA region GCTACCAACACTGGCGCCTGGCAGATATCCCTTGATCAGCATCCCGTTCACTTCCGTCACTTTACCGCTATCGCGGGTCAAATGGATGGAGTTGACCAGGTCCGAATATTTATCCAGATCAAGAGACATTTCACTCATTAACTTGCAACCTTATCTTTTACTTTCGGCATGTTCTCGGAAAGAACAGACCACAGCTGTTCCAAACGTTGTTCAACGCGGGCATCGACTTCACCATAGTTGGTTTCAACAATGCATCCACCAGCCATGATCTCGGTATTTGGCTCGAAGCGGATTTTCTTGGTGAATTCAAGATCACGACCCGTTTCTTTTTTAAGCTCTTCCAAAAATTCAAACTGTTCCTGGGACACGTGAACTGTGATTTGTTCTTCGTCTTGAGCCAGGCTGACCGCATCTCTCAGGATCTGCACCATGGCATCATTGTTGGTAGCCAATTCAGCTTTAGCCAGGCGGCCGGCCATTTTGTAGGCCAAAGTCACCAGGTGATTTTCATTGAAAGCCGCCAATTCTTTTTTCAGCTCTTTCACAC from Bdellovibrio sp. GT3 includes:
- a CDS encoding FliH/SctL family protein, which gives rise to MQWSSSGKQGPGAHTKAVLKKDVAEKTVLEFVPVKFELGTPSQAMDYLTQKKRGSDFRMNDAIRIQTGVDQVEEVDEQEKIEAAALDKLKEIQEQAYQEAYNLGLEEGRKEAFEKVSDEIAARMQGLDELLLGVKELKKELAAFNENHLVTLAYKMAGRLAKAELATNNDAMVQILRDAVSLAQDEEQITVHVSQEQFEFLEELKKETGRDLEFTKKIRFEPNTEIMAGGCIVETNYGEVDARVEQRLEQLWSVLSENMPKVKDKVAS